The Plasmodium brasilianum strain Bolivian I chromosome 14, whole genome shotgun sequence genome contains a region encoding:
- a CDS encoding hypothetical protein (conserved Plasmodium protein) yields MTSSFLQISKAISRWKYRKECYDQFYNFTQCRGRMKKKGISLHVKGSIWNRNIRKDIKFGKTDKEEKKEVINLNLDRKGITSSKDLLKYIGKNKKLLLYILCKIDEKKNKYRGQQDVLNDLEHNINEKIVEEELSLRNSEKMIFLSCASSKYYAEKIHLIRNDNNGIYIDEKNLFNYYCTVLKYRKNNSLNDKEIDDDILTFFKSRMNIRKINSISLYLLNLSYLNSKTTIKTNVLYNFVLYMLKYIKNKITNRTGIILLTHYVDLLTSIMHVSKLKIETSSAEVGEENTDSINKIRMVNKNEYPFDCHSFSNLCKNSQVMIHAGHNDAKKSGEIISYDATKFYHYFNIYDFVCNREGYTSGDSAAVVTTRAKDGIAVGGVQQTIDALSMNKTSGSTWAKIYDIRSEIIYMIYYLNAALVCLLKKCVRNCKKDVHSKRFDEPLEKRLYVIINYMFNCLQYNVFCKTLFLLLQQVLIIYMSNNMRKYHFRYLSTSSIAHLVHLLSIQYSSVKIDDDNEKLIMLKNCLNKLFTNDCKDLGKKDKLLTYISVSKILFFSKKVYIEKMHNILSSELINFTYRDLYSVVYSLNCSKFYDLPFFESVLRNIYKLKHKYEQSRVLTIITVFCSFNVNLAIFNFLMAYANKNDMQPISREGKNEIPEFNRNQAKKLEEDLENKERILKELSSHIKENHNADNITFEELDTLELNSGDSVLKCDDSEERSLMNDEEIKRYLKKRKKKRKK; encoded by the exons ATGACAAGTTCATTCCTACAGATAAGTAAAGCTATATCAAGATGGAAATACCGAAAAGAGTGTTATGatcaattttataattttactcaATGTAGAGGGAGAATGAAGAAAAAGGGTATTTCTTTACATGTAAAGGGTAGCATATGGAATAGGAACATAAGAAAAGATATAAAGTTTGGGAAAACGgataaagaggaaaaaaaggaagtaattaatttaaacttGGACAGAAAAGGTATCACAAGTAGTAAGGAcctattaaaatatatagggaaaaataaaaaattgctattgtatatattatgtaaaattgatgagaaaaaaaataaatacagaGGACAGCAGGATGTACTAAACGACCTGGAGCacaatataaatgaaaaaatagttGAAGAGGAATTGTCATTACGTAATAGCGAAAAAATGATTTTCCTAAGTTGTGCAAGTAGTAAATATTACGCAGAGAAAATACACTTGATAAGAAATGATAACaatggtatatatatagatgaaAAGAACTTATTCAATTATTACTGTACTGTTTtaaaatacagaaaaaacaattctttaaatgataaagaaaTAGATGATGATATATtgacattttttaaaagcagAATGAATATAAGGAAGATAAATAGCATTTCTTTATACCTTTTAAACTTGTCTTATTTAAATAGTAAAACTACCATAAAGACAAATGTTTTAtacaattttgttttatatatgttaaaatatataaagaataaaattaccAATCGGACGGGTATAATTCTTCTTACACACTACGTGGATTTACTAACATCTATAATGCATGTGTCGAAGCTGAAAATTGAAACTAGCTCTGCAGAAGTTGGAGAAGAAAACACAGATAGTATAAACAAAATCAGGATGGTTAATAAGAATGAATACCCTTTTGACTGTCATTCGTTTTCCAACTTATGCAAGAACAGCCAAGTTATGATACACGCAGGGCACAATGATGCAAAAAAATCAGGGGAAATTATTTCCTATGATGCAACCAAGTTCTATCACTACTTTAACATATACGATTTTGTTTGCAACAGGGAAGGATATACATCCGGGGATTCAGCAGCAGTCGTAACGACCAGAGCAAAGGACGGAATAGCAGTCGGTGGAGTACAGCAGACTATCGATGCTTTAAGCATGAACAAAACGAGCGGTAGCACTTGGGCAAAAATATACGATATACGGAGCGAAATCatttatatgatttattatttgaatgCCGCATTAGTCTGTTTACTTAAAAAGTGTGTTAGGAATTGTAAAAAGGATGTTCACAGTAAACGTTTTGATGAACCATTAGAAAAGAGACTATACGTCAtcattaattatatgtttaacTGTTTACAATATAACGTTTTTTgcaaaacattatttttattattacaacaaGTGCTCATTATTTACATGAGTAATAATATGAGGAAGTATCATTTTCGTTATTTATCAACTTCAAGTATAGCTCATTTAGTTCATTTATTGTCTATACAATACAGCTCTGTTAAAATAGACGacgataatgaaaaattaattatgttaaaaaattgtttaaacaaattattcACAAATGACTGTAAAGATTTAGGGAAGAAGGACAAACTTCTAACCTATATTAGTGTTTCTaaaattctctttttttcaaaaaaggtGTACATTgaaaaaatgcataatatattaagtagtgaacttataaattttacttaCAGAGATCTGTATAGTGTTGTATACTCCCTAAACTGTTCAAAATTCTATGACTTACCTTTCTTTGAATCCGTGTTAaggaatatttataaattaaaacacaaatatgaacaaagTAGAGTCTTAACTATTATAACCGTGTTTTGCTCCTTTAACGTTAACTTGGCCATATTCAATTTCCTCATGGCTTATGCGAACAAGAATGA CATGCAACCTATTAGTAGGGAGGGAAAAAACGAAATTCCAGAATTCAACAGAAACCAAG CGAAAAAATTGGAAGAAGATTTGGAAAACAAGGAAAGAATCTTAAAGGAGCTATCGTCTCATATAAAGGAA AATCATAACGCCGATAACATCACCTTTGAGGAGTTGG ACACGCTCGAGCTCAATTCGGGAGATTCTGTGCTAAAATGTGATGACTCTGAAGAAAG GTCTCTAATGAACGATgaagaaattaaaagatacttaaagaaaaggaaaaaaaaaagaaaaaagtaa
- a CDS encoding 5-formyltetrahydrofolate cyclo-ligase: MNMLCSDDYKNSITTIDLNDCFKNCGNSTSNNSYTNGTISHSNNNRIIKCIVRENAKKIREIVFKHWITQKKDAFSQCAYTAETNFDEETKQSRLSRSTSGCTCGCKDVESNERTFYIDYLYTQLIRHMYIILSTLNVEKKEKGGEFNFSKIYSYTYNYKQIETRDAKEYLRYYGIHDFDQNFSFFTYYNACSSKNHGIKIEKDDKDKWDKTNDKKSNFNMCIYLPTKKEVDILFIIEKLYDFFYFDLYVPITTKENDLIFFPFDLANNLLVKHEFNIYVPFLYIYFNSQVKKEKRTFHLNSFNIVTDTLSYFTFEEKKTIFFIPLIAYNKYGCRVGSGKGYYDRTLKDKQHEEQRKKEQMKYQYSSCKEIERKKHIKICLSFDIFLYDINFSEHTDITLDYIINEKNIFHFLF; the protein is encoded by the coding sequence atgaatatgctCTGTTCGGACGATTACAAAAATAGTATCACAACAATAGACTTAAATGACTGTTTTAAAAACTGCGGAAATAGTACAAGTAATAATAGCTACACTAATGGCACGATCAGccatagcaataataatagaataataaaatgcattGTACgagaaaatgcaaaaaaaattagagagATTGTTTTTAAACATTGGATAACTCAAAAAAAGGATGCCTTCTCTCAATGTGCATATACAGCAGAAACTAATTTTGACGAGGAAACAAAGCAAAGTCGTTTATCTCGTAGTACTAGCGGTTGTACCTGTGGTTGTAAAGATGTAGAATCTAATGAACGGACTTTTTATATAGACTATTTATACACACAATTAATAAGgcacatgtacataatacTGAGTACACTGAACgtagaaaaaaaggaaaaaggaggGGAGTTcaattttagtaaaatatatagttataCGTATAACTATAAACAGATTGAAACAAGGGATGCTAAGGAGTATTTAAGATATTACGGTATACATGATTTTGACCagaatttttccttttttacctATTATAATGCATGTAGCAGCAAAAATCatggaataaaaatagaaaaggaTGATAAGGATAAATGGGACAAAACGAATGATAAGAAGTCCAATTTtaacatgtgcatatatttacCTACAAAGAAAGAAGtcgatattttatttattatagaaaaattgtatgattttttttattttgatctTTATGTTCCAATAACTACAAAGGAGAATGACTTAATTTTCTTTCCATTTGATTTAGCAAATAATCTGTTAGTCAAGCATgagtttaatatatatgtgccatttttatatatatacttcaaTTCACAAGTAAAAAAGGAGAAGAGGACTTTTCACTTGAACAGTTTTAATATAGTAACAGATACCCTTAGTTATTTTACAtttgaagagaaaaaaactatattttttattccattaattgcttataataaatatgggTGTAGAGTTGGAAGCGGTAAGGGCTATTATGATAGGACACTAAAAGATAAGCAACATGAAGAGCAGcggaaaaaagaacaaatgaaATATCAATATTCATCATGTAAAGAAATCGAAAGAAAaaagcatataaaaatttgtctctcctttgatatttttttgtacgaCATAAATTTTTCTGAACATACTGATATTACATTGgactatataataaatgaaaagaacaTTTTCCATTTTCTGTTTTGA